Part of the Henckelia pumila isolate YLH828 chromosome 2, ASM3356847v2, whole genome shotgun sequence genome is shown below.
TATTCGCCGCCGTTAACGTGAAGAAGTGGAGCAGATTACGCCAAGCACGTTCTCGGGTttagctctctctctctctctctcttgtttttttatatacttTTTATCATGTTTATTGAGTGATTCTATGCTCTATTTGTTGGAAGCCGTAAAACTGATTTTATAAACAAGACAATGAATGATCGGCGGCGCCTGTGTTTTCCGAGCTCATGGATGGTAGTGTGTAAACGTACTGATAAAAGAATTTGATGAATTTCTAGTCAGTAGGCACTGCATTCATGTTTCATGCTCGTGGTTTGAATTACTGAATTGCTACTGAATCTCATTTAGTATGGCACTACCGTATTCCGTTTATTCTCATTTATAAAAGCATGTAAGCAATTTAGAATCAAATATAATGAGCAATTTTACTTTGGAAGACCGTAATGACAAATCGATATGGTACAAATTATTACGCTGGGACTAGAATAAAGGAGCAAGGTCATGTTGCTATATAATAAGAAGTAAAAACTAAAACATATTGGGGAATAGAAAACTTAAATTTGATCTAAGAAATAAGTTGGTTTCAACAATTTTAAAGAAATTAACCTCCTATTGTTCTTGAACAAGAATTTTGGATAAACCTGTTATATGAAATATTGAACGAGTGAATATGAGTTTTAGACCTTCTAAGAAATTTGACTCATCTTACAATCGAGGTGGCTGTGGCAAGATAAGATCTTTCACAAACACATTCTAGAATTTTTAGGAAGTCGACTTTCATACTAGGAGTTGTTTCTTTTTTCCCAACGCACCTTTGCCTCTTCTGAAAATTATTGTGGCACGTTCTTAATTAAGAATCTGCAACGGCAATGATGAATATCTGAGAGTGATTCAATGAATGATTAAGTTCTGATTTTGTTGAATATAATTGAAACTTTTAAGTTATAAATTTCTCTTTAGCGATTAGAAGATGGTTTCTCTGTGGTGAATGaaggaaataatgtttttgtTGGTGTATGTGCAATTTTTTTGCCAGGATAAACTGCTTCGAAATGAATGCAACAGATGGGGTACATGATTTGTCATCCGCGATGGAGCTTGATGCTTTTAGACGCCTCTTTCCTCTACGTTTCCATGAGCGCCACCTTCTCGAGTCTATAAGATCTGATGGACGGCCTCTTGGAAGAGCTAGAGACACGACAGTTGTGCTTGGTTAGTGAATTCAAGGTTccttttttgtttgattttgttgCCTCCCTTTGTCAAAAAGTCGAGCCATGCTCAAGTCAAACGTTCAAAATCTAGGAGCTGCTGCCTCTGCGGATGGATCAGCTATGGTGAAGATAGGTTGCACTGTAAGTTTTTCTTTTAATCTATTGTTGATTTCTCTCTCATAAATAAGTTGTGTCATGATGTAGTATAATTGATCTGAGTGTctaatattttattgatttctTAAGTGTTGATGCTCAAATAAAAGGAATTAGCAATTACAGACTTTAATTCTGAGTTTGAATGCTGGAACAATTGGAAAACTTTCAAGGAAAGGAAATGAGATACAATATGTATTATGTCACATCTTTGTAAAAGTTGGAAGAAACAATTCTAATACAGTGCCATTTTTTTGTGAAATACTGGAGTATTGCATAACGCAGCAAAATTGAAATCCTAGGAGTATATATGGTGTCTGAAGAATGGAACCTCCCAAAATAATTCTGGATTCTGGAATCTTGATATCAAGCAGATCACATCTTCAATTCCAAGAGAAGTTTTTTACAAAACAATTTGGAAAAGCCTGAAGTAAATTTTGAGAGTAATATCTGAATGATAGATTTGCTGTTTTGGGTCAACTGAATGATAATCTTGTGTTCTGCTAGCTCATTTACTTTATTTCCTTTTTAGATCAATTATCATTATGCCCTGAAATATCATGAAGGGTGGACTTCTGTTCTTTTCACAATCTTTTGTATCCCTTGCACAATCTGATTTAAAGTTTCTTATCATTCATAGACCATGTTGGCTGCCATTAAGTTGGAGGTCATGACACCGAGCATGGATTCACCAGACGAGGGATGCATAGGTTGAAATTTGTTTGCACAGTCGATAAAACATCTCTCTCCCTTGTGTTTCTTTAGATGCagtttattaataatttattttttttatccagCGATTGATTATCATATGCCTCCAATTTGTTCTCCTCTGGTTCGTCCTGGCAGGCCTGCAGAGTTAGCTCCAATGTTATCAAAACAATTATCTGACAACATTTTGAGGCAAGATATATATGACACTCTCTTGGTTCCGATGGCTTTCAGGAAGATATTATTACTTTCATTTATAAGACATCTTACATTGAATATTTATATACTGCATCAATTCACCAAAATGACGAATGCCTCTTCGGGTAAGACCACTAATGAACTTAATAAAAAGCAAGATATATGTTCAGCATTTTTTCTCGTGAATTCTTATTGTGAAGAGGCGCCATGGAGTAGCTGATATTTTGCAAATCTCCTCTGCTAGAAGTTTGTCGTGCGGTTCACTGAAATTTGAAGGGAAAGGGCAAGCAAGCAAAACAACTGGCTCCTCTGCCTTGGCTAGCATTTGCCCCCTGATAAATCTTAGTTTTTTGATACTCTAGTAGCTAGTGTTCAGCAGTTCCGGAAGGTTGAGTTTGTTACATGCCCAATTAAGAATACTATAGTTGGGAAATCCATTGGTTAGAGATGCATCCTTTTTATGTTCTCTGTATCTTATAACTTCAGAATTGATTATTGCAATTTGTTACTTGAGAAAATTCACGTGCAGAGAGGGCGGATCTAATGGTTGTAAATTTGTAATACTTAGGAAGTGTTTGAGATTGCTTTTAGGAAGCACTATGAAAGAAAAGCTCAAAAGCACTTTTTTTAGAAGCAATTCCAAACATTACCTACTTTTGTCCTTTCTGTTTAATGTAAAGAATGGATCATATTCGGTTAAATAGCTTTCTAAGTTCACTTAATACTTGCAATTGATGCAGTTCTGGCATGATTGATTTGAAAGAATTATGTTTGGTCAAAGGTAAAGCTGCTTGGATGGCCTACCTGGTAATGTATTTCAATATGGCTTTTTCTGTTACACACAAGCGGAAAAGGATCTTAGCCTTCATTCTAAGTTGACTCTCATTTTCTTATTTCACCCTACAGAGAATGCCTTTTGCAGGATGTATACTGCTTGGATGCAGATGGTGCTCTTTTTGATGCTGCTCTACTTTCTGCAGTGGCGGCTCTCTCACATTGTATGTCCGCTCTCCATTTTTCTATTCACAATAATGTCTATATCGATATGATGTTATTTTAGTTTTGCTTCGCCTCTTGTTCTTCCTCGTTCCTCTCATAACCTGGACACTTCTCAGTTTCAAATATCGTGAAACAAGGCCCATATTTTACTTGCTGTCAACTTTATATCTACGCTTGATTCTCCTAACCCCAGAAAGGCGTTTCCACTGGATCAATATTTATGAATAAGTTGAATGAAATTGTATACGATAAACGCCGAGCCATTGTATGTTACCTCTATTCTACATTACATCTGGATTTTTACTCTGCTTGGATGCTGGTCATCGTACAAATTGGAGAGTCAACACCCTCAATTCTTTGCAGTGCAAATTCCTGCGGTCGCTCTCAATGATAACGGGAGAATAGTTGTTGTCTCGGAGGAAAATGCTGGATCAAGGAAGGAAAAAGAGCCTATCAACAAAGAGAAGCGAAAACTGCGCCTGAGTACTTCGATATTTTCGTTGACCTGCATAATTCACAAGAACTACATTCTGGCTGATCCGACGTCTGAGGAAGAGTCCATCATGGAAACATATCTAACCGTGGTACTGGATTCATCA
Proteins encoded:
- the LOC140881261 gene encoding uncharacterized protein encodes the protein MNATDGVHDLSSAMELDAFRRLFPLRFHERHLLESIRSDGRPLGRARDTTVVLGAAASADGSAMVKIGCTTMLAAIKLEVMTPSMDSPDEGCIAIDYHMPPICSPLVRPGRPAELAPMLSKQLSDNILSSGMIDLKELCLVKGKAAWMAYLDVYCLDADGALFDAALLSAVAALSHLQIPAVALNDNGRIVVVSEENAGSRKEKEPINKEKRKLRLSTSIFSLTCIIHKNYILADPTSEEESIMETYLTVVLDSSFQLVSLNKPGGPGLANESAIKDCIKLTRQRVKELEKILSEAISDMEVD